AAAACTTTCCCGTGTATGTAGACTCTCTCTCGATTTTTAAGATACTTCAAAAGGTAGGCAAGTTACGTTTTTAGGCAAGGAACTTTGAGTATTCAATTCTGTTTCTATTGATATGAGTTATAGGCATAAAAaaattctctattttttttccatttgtttaaAAATTCAGAATTCAATGAAGTCAGTTATGTGCATTTTAGGTTGGATTTGCCTAACACTTTAGCTGGGATCCACTTTAGGAAAATTTTAGTACAACGAAAATAGTTTTATGTCATTTTATATCGTCTGCTTAGAACATCAAGAAGGTTTGGAATGTCTGCCgtagaaatgaaacaaaaatttctgcattactcaagaactaattttgaaattttgcatatagaggttttatggtgcaatacatgtttttacggtggttagatactcctccccctctcttagatacaaatgaaacactctTTGCATTACTCCAGAATacatcaagcaaacgaaaccaaattaggtatatggaggtgtTAGGGCGcagtaaatgttttcacggtgggtagatactccaccccctctctaaaggggagctgccatacaaataaaagacaaatttctgtataactcgaaaactaatcaagaaaatgacaaatttggcatgcgaaggttttaggggagaCAAAACGCTTTTATGGTGGATAAACACTcatcccgtctctctgaggagggaggggggctgccatacaaatgaagcatacattttcgcataattcaagaactaatcaagcaaacgaaactaaatttggcatgtggaggttttatggggaaaaacatttctaaggtggttcgactcccccctctctaaggggtgaagaAGGGAGGGGTCTGagataacggagaaacatgttatttgcaagtggttggaaaatcttaaacgagaattttgtctgaaaataatctgatattataatgatgagttttggtagaagtactaggaattttatagaatgaatgtttgaagatattgataacaaaaacaaattttgggcgggacgtagtttgccgggtcagctagtaaataaccTATAATCCGCTGATTTTGTGTAAAACACAAATAATCAGTATTTGGGAGTTAATTGACCATAGTGTCTATTTTGCGAATTGCGAATAAAGAACACTGATATCTAGCGAATAAAGAACACTGATATCTAGCGCTGTATAAGAACTTCATGATGAATCACGATTGGATCAGTAACCACTGCATGATCTGATCTACCATTTAGGAACAGTTTCCAAACGAAAAGCATGTCATATGTATTCAAAGCCATATGTATTCAAAACGATAATGTATgacaaaatattgaaaagtaAAGATTATGATTGTTCTATTTCTGCCAGTGAAATTTTCGCATACATGTATGAACCACATCTCTGTTGCTAGCGCTAAATTCTTTGGAGaccgaataaaataaaaaataatttcaacatcTCCATGAAAAGCGTGAGCCTTCGTGTAAAGAAGATAAGAACAACAGATTCTTACAATGCGTACTTAAATTTGTATACTTATATAGGACTCTCACTAAAAGCAGCGGATTATATCGCCGAGTTGCTGCAATTGTGTGCTACTTTCGAATCCATGTGAATTCAACAATTGGTTCGTAAGTATCTTGTCACGTTTCGCATTGATCGAAATCGACAAATTACTCTCAAATAATCTTCGAAACACCCGCGAGTACAGCTGGTTTGTCACCGTTGTGTGATTTTCAGATTATGCAGATATCGCTTAATAAATTCCCACGGCACCCAGTATTCAccaaatttgtttgtttatttcccATTTTATGATTGGAAAACACTCTGAAATGATCACATTATAACATTATTCAGTGACATGAAATAATGTTGTAGTGTGTGTCAGTGAAAAAACGATTAAACGTTCTAGTTTCGCTCGAATTTCTCTAATCACACTCACCAACAATGAAAGTCGAACCTTTTTATGATGCATTCCATCCACACCGTCAAGCACGAACGGAACAGTTCTTGCAATGCAACACCTCTCTTATCATTAACTTAAAAAcactttcacatattttgatTTCCGTTCTAATGTGTCCATTCCGGAACAAAGAAAATCACTATTTTCACTTAAAGTACGCGTCATCCAAATACTGTCGAGCTTTTCACAAATCCTCAGCTCGAATCAGAGGAGCAAATAGAAGCGACATGATCGCTAGTTTTCTGGCCGAGAACTAACTTCTCCAGAGGTGGCCATTAGCACGCTTGGAATCATCCGATAGCTGTCGCGTAAATAgttacgtttttttttgttgtggttGCTCGTAGCTCAATGGTTCATTCACTCCATCCATGTCGAAAACAAACGCATGGATACCAAATTTTAGAGCTCACAAGGATGGGGCTATTGATCGTTTTGCTCCGCTTGGTACATACGATGTTCTGTGAAACAGTTTTCTTTGTTCTTCGACGCGTGTTCGCGGTCTCCTGGACACATCCTCAGCAAATGTTAGAAAGGCGGGCGCACTGTTTGACGTTCACTTTTCGGGCTTTTTATCACTTCGTTGCCTTCAACTGCCTGCCGCTGCGACTTAGTAATTGCTCCCGACGATATCGTGTTCTGCACCATATCTCTATATCTTCCCGCACCATAGTTCATTCTACGATTTCAGCAagaatatttataaaaatgtaaacACTTTGAAAATGCACGAATTCTCGCTGCGCAACAATGGGTGGACGTGTGTCACGTTCTTCGATTGCGTTCGTTCTGATCACGTTCTGCAATTCATCTACTCCCGAGCTGATGATCGGCAATTATCGATCTCGACAGAGATCACTTTCAAAATTTCGTATGAATAGCGTCTAATTGGAAAATCGTTCTGCAAGTGCAATCATGTCTATCTCTTCGTGAAATGAGAGATCATAAAGAAATAAATTATGTAATATAGTGGGGTTGGCTCCAGATTCATTGGCAGGTGAGGTCAGAGAAAATATACAATTATTGAATATGTTGTTCCAGAGTTTTGAAAATCTCTTTTCTGATGAACGGCAACAGCTTTCTAATTGAACCCCATATGATTCATAACCAttgcacaatgcacaatggtccaggagatgcatttaagtggaaattaacatttagagctcgatagatagatagatagaggtaaacattttttatagatagaggtaaacatagttcgacaatgttctagtcccagttatttgagacatctttgtagaacaaagttttttttctatctcttgaaataaccgatataacgctttttttctaagttacgttagagtcaccatgaaaaaactgttttcttgctctaactttcatatttcaaattctacatacatgCTGTCtttgaaagacttttagaacatactaatacaaacattttgcgatgcagaacttgtcaatatctcaacttcactcaaagttattgataattcttcccaaaaacacgctcttttcattggtatgtcattctttctggagcaaacaaaaacaaagtttattcaCGGCATTTGAAAatgcatatttcactctacaagatgtgtgattttcaacactatgttattttttgtgtttgactaaattaaaattgacaccaagagtttttgggtaaaaaaaacatcaattacTTTAAGTAAGgtgaagatattgacaagttctgcatcgcaaaatgttggaatttaTAAGCTAAGtcatacgaagacagttttgatgtagaatttgaaatataaaagtgaaaGCGAAAcaaccgtttttttcatggtgaccctaactaaaaaaactttgttctacaaagatgtctcaaataactggggctacaatattgtcgaactttgtttacctttatctctgaaaataagaaagttagattttttatttcatcgacaattttggtcaccctatttttgataacataaaaatgagcgctctattatatgtaacaactttgtcgaagacagtttttgtctagagaataactgtcgagcgctaaatgctaatttccacttaatcaCATCTCCTGCACCATTGTGCATTGACGCCTAGAATATAAAATATGatcagtaaacagtaaactgtgTGTCCACAGTATGAGGTATGGCTAtcaaataacgagactggttacgaaaaagggttatatttttaaaattacggtacaacgatatgttcaccttggctcctcacacacttttccatactttttttccattgttcgaagcagtgctgaaactcttctttcAAAAGTCAAAAGTCGCGACGCTTTTTCCTTtgcctcttctacggactgaaatcgggtacctttcaacacggatttgatcttggggaatagaaaaattataggaggttgtgtccaagatacgaccgcattgttgacgtagaactacgctgtatattttatttatttatttatttatttattcgacaAATCAACGGGTATACAGAACCCAAATGACGTTTACGTactaaattataattaaaaacttAATAACTAGACGGAGTATTTGTGATCGAAGAGATGTTTCTCTTTCTAAGTGATGTGCGTGATATCCCGAGGTCAAAATATATACTGTGTCTATTGAACTCTCGACACATACTCGACATTGGCTCGTAGTATCCGTAATTCGTGCGTGAAAACGGTATCTGGAGGAAGTTATGAGATCTCAGATTCCTTTGCTGGATATTAAAGTTCACAAGTTGTAAAAGCTCTGAACAGTCTATGTGCGACAGTATCAAGTCGGAAATGAAACATATTCTGGCAAGGTTGCGGCGATTACACAAAGAATCAAGCCCGATGAGTCTGCAGCGATGTTCGTAACTGGGACGGTTGCTGGGATCACTCCAAGGTAGATTCCGTAGAGCAAATTTAACGAATTTGCGCTGGATAGCTTCTAGCCGCAGAATGCTGTTTTGATAGTATGGTGACCAAACAATTGATGCATACTCGAGTATCGAACGAACGAGGGAACAATATACGGCCTTTATGCAGTGTATGTCCCTGAAGTGTTTTGTTGCACGAAACATAAATCCGAGCATTTTGGATGATTTCGTCGTTATATATGCAATGTGCTCACGAAATGTAAACCTAGAGTCGAGCATAACTCCTAGGTCCTTGACACAATTGACTCGTTGTAACATACAGCCCTGCAACTTGTAATTGAAGTGGACTGTAGTGCGTTTACGCGAGAATGAAATAATTGAGCATTTGGTGGGGTTTAGACTCATTCTATTCTTGTCACACCATGCagcaaatgcatcgatttgcgaCTGTAGAAATGCTGCATCATTTTCACTATTAATTAAATAGTACAATTTAAAGTCGTCTGCGTAAGACAATTTTTGACAATCCAAAACAAAATTGATGTCGTTCAGAAATAGCAGGAAAATGTATGGTCCTAAGTGACTTCCTTGGGGAACACCCGAAGTAACACTGAAGGTCTTGGAAATAGTGTCACCAATTTTAACAGACATCTGTCGATTTACCAGATAGGATTGCAACCATTTAAGAAAGGAGCCGTTGAAACCGAGACGATTAAGTTTGGCAATTATTAACTGGTGATTGATGGTATCGAAAGCCGCCGAAAAATCGGTGTAAACTGCATCTATTTGATAACGCGACTGTAGAGCACGAACAATAAATGATGTGTAAACAACTAGGTTTGTGGTTGTTGATCGCTTCGAAATAAATCCATGTTGTTGTTCAGCTATATAGCTCTTGCATGTGTAGGAGATGTAATCCAAGACGATGAGCTCGAGTAGCTTAGATATTGCACATAAGCATGCGATCCCTCTGTAGTTCTGCACTTCTTTCTTGCTGCCTTTCTTAAAAACCGGGAAGACATAAGCCTTTTTCCATATTTCTGGAAATATGCCAGAATCTACGGAGAGATTGAAAAGGAGACTCAGTGGGTAAGACAAACTATCGGtacactttttcaaaacaatggaGGGGACTCCGTCTGGTCCAGGGTTGGAAGAACGTTTCAGCTTATGGCAGGCGTCTTTGACGATGTTCTGGTTAATTATAGGTGGTGATCCAAACGTTGCAAGATGAGGAATATTAGCGGTTGCGGAGAGAATTTGCTCATGATTAAGACATTCCTTGACGAAAACACTCTTGAATTGGCACCGGAACAGCTCACAGATACTCTCTCTGCTGGAAGCTACTACATTTCCACGTGTCATCACAGTCGGTAGACcggactctctcttttggttgtTGACAAATTCCCAAAATCTCTTGGGGTTACATTTTAAAGTGGATTGCACGCGGTTCTGATAACTGGCAAATAAAACTTTGTTAAGACGTTTGTAGTTGCTGTTGGCCAGCGCGTAACGGGTTTTCCAATAATACGAGCGAAATCTAGTGAAATTTCTCAAAGCGGATCTCTTCGCTGCTTTCAAATGTTTCAGATTACGATTTGACCAAGGAGGTTGCTGAATAATATGGATTCTTTTCTTCGGGACAAACTGGTCAATTGCATAGAGCAACACATTTGATAAAGTTTTATGTAAGTcgccttcggatattattctataatgctgtgaaattttcaaaacaactgtttagtagaataatctttgaaatggtttttaattgtagaatcagttgacgataattgattgatgattcactcttgccctcgcaaaacaatacactagctgatcgtatgtcgcaatttatttcatgtcaatgcatttaaaatttacctcgaacgctattccggtggccttttttgaaattgacatagactcggctacagtcgattatatacatattacaccagcaccattattccacatctcataaccacatcaatatatctatggcaccgaatggaaacaacaacaatgacaacacttgcaagtatcattaatcatgctacatgttatttagtattgcctcaaagcaatcgcacctctaggcatcgttcgtacaacgtaaaccaagcgccaaacaagcgttcgccatagcatgcatacagagccatacattggtggcttgaaactactagtaatataaacacttctcatcattttgcgctattctcataAGAAACGCTTTTGTCAATCAATTTTGGcctcaaaaaaaattgcattattttctcatgctcgagagaagcgcagctgtcacccttagtggaggaatttttgctactggtaagcgaaacctaatcacatacaaaactcaagaacgacatttactttcttggtgactaaacaagcgaaataaactctttttgttaatatcaacaacctcgaaaacagtagcaatgctttattatgatcaatattagcgcaaatgcaatcctagttgaaggcagttttgcgactggcacgcgaacctaaataacttataacattccagtaagacattcaagatgcttggtatccCCCAAATATgtttttggagcataaccttaacgcctgctttgccataacgtcagtttaatgcattgatgcattctcaaaggcaccaaagaagccgtttacattttcgaccgacgcgcctaaatcgcctattttgctgttgttcgatgcggtgtcacactcgcgaaggctcggttcagtgcgagcgcttttcactacaccaacatcgcgtgcatcattagatgacgcttgcctcgaaatttcattgcccctggcgttcgttttttgcagggctagagcctgcctccctcttcttcttgctcatcacacactacgcgaaacgtcAAATTTATGACgagggaagaaaaacacacgatacgaataacgaataacgaacagaaaaagcaaacgacgatatccaagttggattaccactggtggggtccaatcttagatcgaagcgcagcgaaagcaaagtgaactggattgctcaacagtccgatgtcgaatgaaagtttgcctcagcgagatccactgtttatattgAATTCAACCAAACCTCTATCTCATCTCGTCTGGGTTCGACATAGCATCAGAAAAGAACACAGGACGCACCATTTCTGGCACTATGGAAGACCCTTATCCGTCTGGCACAGTCGCGCTGCATCACAACCTCAACCACCAGCTTTCAAGTCGTCCTGGCCCTATGTTCAGTTCTGGAGACGGGGTCTTCCAACTTGCGCTCTCTGGCAAGTACCCTCCTATTACGAGCACCAGATACGCTGAAAAACCTTCATATTACAGCTTTATTACCTCTGGTTCTCCACAACACCATAATGAATCCTCTGCACAACAAACTTCATCTCCAGGACGCTACGAAACCGGCTTCATGGAAGCCCCTAATCCCCCTGCCACAGTCGAGATCCTCCAGCCATCGCTCAGCAGTCGTCCTGGCCCTGTGAGTGGGGTCAGAGAAGGGGTCTTCCACCACGCTGTTCTCGGCAAGTACGACAGTGTTTTTAGTTCTTCAGATTCTCATCCGTCCACTGGTTCTAGCGATGCAACCAATGTATGGTTGCCACCACAACCCGTTGCTGCCCCTGTCGATTGTGTTTGGCTGTACTACCAAAATGTCCGAGGTGTTAGGACTAAAATCGACGATTTGCTGTTGGCGGTTACGGACTGTAACTACGACGTCATCATATTAACAGAGACTGGATTAAACGATTGTATCGATTCTCTGCAAATATTTGGATCGACATTTAACGTTTTTCGTTGTGACCGTAGTTGTATAAACAGCAATAAAACGAGCTTCGGTGGCGTATTAATAGCGGTTCACCATCGCTATTCTTGTACGCAAATCCACACGCCTCACGGGGAAATATTGGAACAGGTGTTTGCCGTCATTGTCATCGGAAATAAACGATTAGCAATCGGTGCTGTGTACATCCCACCTGATCGTAGTCGCGACGTGGAGTTGATAGATGAACATGTGGCCTCTGTTCGTGATCTTTGTGACAATGCTATATGTGTAGATCAGGTGCTGCTTTGTGGTGATTACAACCAACCTCGCTTACAGTGGTTGCAGAGTGCTGGCGGCGAAGTTTTACCAGCAGGAGCTTCGACGGTATCTGCGTCGAGTGCTGCTCTGATCGATGGAATGGACTTTTTGAATTTAAGTCAAGTCAATTGGCACCGCAATCAACTGGATCGAACTCTTGATCTTGTTTTTTGCTCAAATGGCTGTAATGTAATCGTCAATACAGCTGTGGTTGCACTGTTACCCGTGGATACGCATCATCCACAATTGGAAATATCTCTACCAGTACCTCGTACGTGCCAGTACAGTGACGTGTATCCTGTTGCCGATGAATACACCCCCGATTTTGGAAAAATCGACTACGATGCACTTGGTTATTACCTCCCCACTCTTGACTGGACATACCTGAATGCCTGTCAAAATGTTAATGAAATGGCCTCCGATTTCTGTTTCACCATTCAACGTTGGTTGCGGGAGAATGTACCCCACAGAAGACGTCCAGTTTCGCCTTCTTGGAGTACGGCTTTACTTCGACAGCTGAAACGCGAAAAAAACGCCTGTCAGCGAAAACATCGTGTTCTACAATCGTCTGACAGCAAACTCAGGTTTCAACATGCAAGTAATGCGTATCGTAAGCTGTATTCAACTTTGTACAAGGCCCACGTCTTGAGAATGCAAACCAATCTGCGACAAAATCCGAGAAACTTTTGGAAATTCGTCAAAACTCAACCCTCCCAAGCAACGTGCTCTATAACGACGTCGAAGCGAATACTCATACTGAATGCTGTGAGCTTTTCGCCAAGTTCTTTACATCCGTGTTTGACCATATACCAGCCAGTGAAGCTCAAGTTAAGTTTGCCTTCTTAGGTGTTCCTTCGGACGTCATAAGTTTGACGACGTTCGTGGTCACTCCTGCCATGGTGATCTCCgctgcaaaaaaattgaaaagttcgcTTTCGCCGGGTCCTGACGGCATACCATCGGTATTGTTTTGCCGCTGCGCTGCTGATCTAGCCGAGCCACTTTCTGTCATCTTTACCCGATCACTCAATGATGGAGTATTTCCTGAAATTTGGAAGGAGTCTTTCATGTTTCCTGTCTTCAAAAACGGTAATAAACGAAACGTCaggaactatcgtggaataacaAGTTTGTCGGCTGCGTCCAAGCTATTTGAGATCATCGTCAGTGAAGTTATTCTTACTCAATCCAAGCGTTACATCTCTACCGATCAGCACGGCTTCATGCCCGGCAGGTCGGTCACCACGAATCTGCTGAACTTCACCAACACCTGCATTACTGCTATGGAGGGCAAGGCTCAAGTCGATGTCATCTATACCGATCTGAAGGCGGCTTTCGATAGGATCGACCACAACATACTATTGGCTAAACTATCACGTCTCGGATCATCTGCAAAACTCGTGTCGTGTATGAGATCATACCTGACGGAAAGAAAACTGCGCGTTAAAATTCATGGCTGCGTTTCCTCGTGCTTCTGCAATTCTTCTGGAGTCCCTCAAGGAAGCAACTTAGGCCCTTTGTTGATCATATTATTTTTAATGACATTGCTGCGAAATTAGGGTTGAACTGCAAATTAATTTATGCtgatgatttgaaaatattctgcaTGATCCGTTCAGCTGAAGACTGCCAACGCTTGCAACATTTGCTGAATGTGTCAGCTCGGATTTATTTCGAAGATTGCGAAGGATTTCACTGACCCATACTGCTTGAAGTCCTTATATTGCGCTTTAGTACGACCAATTCTCGAAACTGCAGCCGTTGTTTGGACTCCAAATGTGATTTTCTGGAATTTGAGGATTGAGCGTGTACAGCGAAGATTCATCCGGTTGGCCTTGCGTCATCTACCTTGGCGCGATCCATTGAATCTTCCTGCTTACCCGGATCGATGCAGACTTTTAAACCTGGACACTCTTGAAAGAAGACGCAGAATACAACAGGCAATTTTCGTATCAAAGCTGTTCAATGGGGAAGTTGATTCTCCTCGGCTACTTTCATTACTGGACCTTCGTGCTGCTCAACGACCTCTCCGACAGCGATCTTTGCTACAGAACAGATTTCATCGTACTTTATTCGGATACAACGAACCGCTGTCGTCGATGATTCGAACTTTCACATTGGTGGAGGATCTATTTGATTTCGGCGAGACATCCAGCCGCTTTAAACACAGATTAACTAGTTCGTCGATTGTATAAATAATTGtactatattattatatatttattcattaagaCCACAGATGTTAGATGAAtcagatttaaataaataaataaataaataaataaatattcaaggcaaatattccccttcattcttctacttttcctttgttcatggcgacttcaaatcctacgatttccccttcgttggtcatcgataagttgctcataattgaaaaataaaagacgggtgggtaatgtcggggacataaccggagtgacgtaggactatacaaaggggacagcttttgttaaatatatattttaaatatattattttattttcttctcctacgtgaatacctacctatgtacctgaaaaatggattagtttactgtttactctttatgaatatgttgatggttctgaaaagaacctttggtgttgtgattttgttatcactagatattcccatcttgttcggttaaaccttcctgtttagctattgcgtttgccactcgccacagctttcacagttggaaaatttcttcccatccagcttgagacatattgttcag
The Toxorhynchites rutilus septentrionalis strain SRP chromosome 2, ASM2978413v1, whole genome shotgun sequence genome window above contains:
- the LOC129766239 gene encoding uncharacterized protein LOC129766239; amino-acid sequence: MEDPYPSGTVALHHNLNHQLSSRPGPMFSSGDGVFQLALSGKYPPITSTRYAEKPSYYSFITSGSPQHHNESSAQQTSSPGRYETGFMEAPNPPATVEILQPSLSSRPGPVSGVREGVFHHAVLGKYDSVFSSSDSHPSTGSSDATNVWLPPQPVAAPVDCVWLYYQNVRGVRTKIDDLLLAVTDCNYDVIILTETGLNDCIDSLQIFGSTFNVFRCDRSCINSNKTSFGGVLIAVHHRYSCTQIHTPHGEILEQVFAVIVIGNKRLAIGAVYIPPDRSRDVELIDEHVASVRDLCDNAICVDQVLLCGDYNQPRLQWLQSAGGEVLPAGASTVSASSAALIDGMDFLNLSQVNWHRNQLDRTLDLVFCSNGCNVIVNTAVVALLPVDTHHPQLEISLPVPRTCQYSDVYPVADEYTPDFGKIDYDALGYYLPTLDWTYLNACQNVNEMASDFCFTIQRWLRENVPHRRRPVSPSWSTALLRQLKREKNACQRKHRVLQSSDSKLRFQHATSEAQVKFAFLGVPSDVISLTTFVVTPAMVISAAKKLKSSLSPGPDGIPSVLFCRCAADLAEPLSVIFTRSLNDGVFPEIWKESFMFPVFKNGNKRNVRNYRGITSLSAASKLFEIIVSEVILTQSKRYISTDQHGFMPGRSVTTNLLNFTNTCITAMEGKAQVDVIYTDLKAAFDRIDHNILLAKLSRLGSSAKLVSCPEAISAVKKAFASDNPGNPLKQ